A window of the Choristoneura fumiferana chromosome 30, NRCan_CFum_1, whole genome shotgun sequence genome harbors these coding sequences:
- the LOC141444770 gene encoding uncharacterized protein isoform X1: MNKEKVRQVKTIQINYPAPYFHHSWSLDPEQKKKRVPRKLVSPYKSRNEVFTAGQGHICPNNPILTLERAAKKLESITKKAFPPRPKLERKKSPKKRDANNKNIILIKESNIPKPRKKSPRASSPHLKYGMFKKPPRMRGQTYVHMEKRRRIGIIPSSVNSPVMLYRASPMPSLAISEIVHLDIKPRQPSPHRGQGAAFSWRGVTKAS; encoded by the exons ATGAACAAAGAAAAAGTCCGACAAGTGAAAACTAT TCAAATAAATTATCCGGCACCGTACTTCCATCACTCGTGGTCCTTAGATCCAGAACAGAAGAAGAAACGCGTTCCCAGAAAATTGGTTTCTCCGTACAAATCAAGGAA TGAAGTGTTCACAGCTGGCCAGGGACATATATGTCCTAATAACCCTATACTGACACTCGAGAGAGCTGCCAAGAAGTTAGAGAGCATCACAAA AAAAGCTTTTCCCCCGCGTCCTAAGCTAGAGAGAAAGAAATCACCGAAAAAACGAGATGCCAATAAcaagaatataatattaat TAAGGAATCGAATATTCCTAAGCCGCGTAAGAAAAGCCCCCGTGCGTCATCCCCTCACCTCAAATATGGCATGTTCAAGAAGCCACCGCGCATGCGCGGGCAGACGTATGTGCATATGGAGAAGAGACGCAGAATTG GCATCATCCCATCAAGCGTCAATTCTCCGGTTATGCTGTACCGAGCCAGCCCCATGCCAAGTCTTGCCATCTCCGAGATAGTGCATCTCGATATCAAACCACGACAG CCATCACCGCATCGTGGGCAGGGCGCGGCGTTCTCTTGGCGCGGCGTTACGAAAGCTTCCTAA
- the LOC141444770 gene encoding uncharacterized protein isoform X2, translated as MNKEKVRQVKTIEVFTAGQGHICPNNPILTLERAAKKLESITKKAFPPRPKLERKKSPKKRDANNKNIILIKESNIPKPRKKSPRASSPHLKYGMFKKPPRMRGQTYVHMEKRRRIGIIPSSVNSPVMLYRASPMPSLAISEIVHLDIKPRQPSPHRGQGAAFSWRGVTKAS; from the exons ATGAACAAAGAAAAAGTCCGACAAGTGAAAACTAT TGAAGTGTTCACAGCTGGCCAGGGACATATATGTCCTAATAACCCTATACTGACACTCGAGAGAGCTGCCAAGAAGTTAGAGAGCATCACAAA AAAAGCTTTTCCCCCGCGTCCTAAGCTAGAGAGAAAGAAATCACCGAAAAAACGAGATGCCAATAAcaagaatataatattaat TAAGGAATCGAATATTCCTAAGCCGCGTAAGAAAAGCCCCCGTGCGTCATCCCCTCACCTCAAATATGGCATGTTCAAGAAGCCACCGCGCATGCGCGGGCAGACGTATGTGCATATGGAGAAGAGACGCAGAATTG GCATCATCCCATCAAGCGTCAATTCTCCGGTTATGCTGTACCGAGCCAGCCCCATGCCAAGTCTTGCCATCTCCGAGATAGTGCATCTCGATATCAAACCACGACAG CCATCACCGCATCGTGGGCAGGGCGCGGCGTTCTCTTGGCGCGGCGTTACGAAAGCTTCCTAA
- the LOC141444848 gene encoding copper chaperone for superoxide dismutase-like has translation MFSTKLEVLVNLGETPDQKILEKTINELKSQDGVKQAEFKNGAFVVDTVLPSSVVLDMVSRSSGKRAVLQGFGDTQSAVAMISSPDSSILGVIRLQQQGAALAADGSVDGLPPGKHGLHLREAGDLSQGCAGLGGHYNPAGAPHGAPDSEHRHAGDLGNIEADERGRATFRIVGHGVTIAEIIGRSIAITERADDLGRGSSPASKIDGDSGPPIACGIIARSAGVFENPKRICACDGVVVWDERDRPLAGKGRRVDSCCKKDGDKKGEQKPCCKV, from the exons ATGTTCTCTACCAAG TTAGAAGTCTTAGTGAACCTTGGTGAGACCCCCGACCAGAAGATATTGGAGAAGACGATAAATGAATTGAAATCACAGGATGGTGTAAAACAG GCTGAATTCAAGAATGGTGCATTTGTGGTGGACACTGTGCTGCCGAGCTCCGTGGTCCTGGACATGGTCTCCAGAAGTTCAGGAAAAAGAGCTGTTCTGCAAGGATTTGGAG ACACGCAGTCAGCAGTGGCCATGATATCCAGCCCGGACTCCAGCATCCTCGGCGTGATCCGTCTGCAGCAGCAGGGGGCGGCGCTGGCGGCCGACGGCAGCGTGGACGGCCTGCCGCCCGGCAAGCACGGGCTGCATCTCAGGGAGGCGGGGGATCTTAGCCAG ggttgcgCAGGGCTAGGGGGCCACTACAACCCCGCGGGGGCCCCGCACGGCGCCCCCGACTCGGAACACCGCCACGCAGGCGACCTAGGCAACATAGAGGCCGATGAGAGGGGAAGAGCGACGTTCAGGATCGTTGGACATGGAGTTACC ATAGCGGAGATAATCGGGCGGTCCATCGCCATCACGGAGAGGGCTGATGACCTGGGGCGGGGCTCTTCGCCGGCGTCCAAGATAGACGGAGACAGTGGCCCACC GATAGCTTGCGGCATCATAGCGCGTTCGGCGGGCGTCTTCGAGAACCCTAAACGCATATGCGCGTGCGACGGCGTCGTCGTGTGGGACGAGCGGGACAGACCGCTGGCGGGAAAGGGACGGAGAGTGGACAGCTGCTGCAAGAAAGACGGGGACAAAAAAGGGGAGCAAAAGCCTTGTTGTAAAGTTTAA
- the LOC141444846 gene encoding uncharacterized protein: MAKLSARELAYLDNFLDTMSIADEFNLIEEGNNTYICDHCGKAFEEKPKLIAHIKVHDKNKNRINRHSKVNYKACNECDYKTDNNSDFIQHMLIHSSNQPYQCNACDSKFSRKCALIAHMTIHGGERSKINRSSKLKSNMRVHTGEKPYRCICGSKFSKNSSLKSHMRIHTQEKPYACDICDSKFTTNSGLTRHMRTHTREKPFKCSICGSKFGHRYSLTLHMRVHSGEKPYECDICNTKFATCSTLNNHMRIHTGEKPYKCNVCGAKFSQSNSRKSHMRTHTGEKPHVCALCDSKFSTSSGLTRHKRIHTGDKPYSCIICGSTFSQSDSLNCHMCSHSKQKPYECDICHSKFTIKGAIRKHMRIYHTIETVERT; encoded by the coding sequence atggcGAAATTATCTGCACGTGAACTAGCCTATCTCGATAACTTTCTGGATACAATGTCAATAGCAGATGAATTCAATTTAATTGAAGAAGGAAATAACACTTACATTTGTGATCATTGCGGAAAAGCTTTCGAAGAAAAACCTAAATTAATAGCCCACATTAAAGTtcatgataaaaacaaaaacagaataaatCGTCATTCGAAAGTAAATTACAAAGCATGTAACGAATGTGATTATAAGACTGATAATAACTCAGATTTTATACAACATATGCTGATACATAGTAGTAATCAACCTTATCAGTGTAATGCATGTGACTCAAAATTTAGTAGAAAGTGCGCATTAATAGCTCATATGACTATTCATGGCGGCGAGAGATCAAAAATTAATCGAAGTAGTAAGCTTAAATCTAATATGAGAGTTCATACCGGAGAAAAGCCGTATAGATGTATATGTGGCTCCAAATTTAGTAAAAACAGTTCGCTCAAATCTCATATGAGAATTCATACCCAAGAGAAACCGTATGCATGCGATATATGTGACTCAAAATTTACCACTAATAGTGGACTAACCAGACATATGAGAACTCATACCAGAGAGAAACCTTTTAAGTGTAGCATATGCGGCTCAAAATTCGGTCACAGATATTCCCTAACATTACATATGAGAGTTCATAGCGGGGAGAAACCGTATGAATGCGATATATGCAACACGAAATTTGCTACTTGTAGCACACTAAATAACCATATGAGAATTCATACCGGCGAGAAACCGTATAAGTGTAATGTATGTGGTGCAAAGTTCAGTCAAAGCAATTCGCGAAAATCTCATATGAGAACTCACACCGGAGAGAAACCGCATGTATGCGCTCTTTGCGACTCAAAATTTAGCACCAGCAGCGGACTAACCAGACATAAGAGAATTCATACCGGAGATAAACCATATAGCTGTATTATTTGCGGCTCAACATTTAGTCAAAGTGATTCGCTAAATTGTCATATGTGTTCTCATAGTAAACAGAAACCGTACGAATGCGATATATGTCACTCAAAATTTACCATTAAAGGTGCAATAAGAAAACATATGAGGATATATCATACGATAGAAACCGTAGAACGTACTTGA